From one Lolium rigidum isolate FL_2022 chromosome 4, APGP_CSIRO_Lrig_0.1, whole genome shotgun sequence genomic stretch:
- the LOC124646857 gene encoding transcription repressor OFP1-like — translation MRWWGRNKRQQPQDQAEEDSKVGKSKPGFSPLAWLSKLTAKSNVAASSRPKAKSVAGGFPSCFHDRATPSPASQSSTTDASSHAAAASDIAPRRLSVGNEDAESAAAATAARQLYRRRHYSVGGDRDLPPLRHLTLFSRSSSPTVRAPATPPTAGSTPMPSSPPSDTDDEKRPRSRQRRRRGSRRRSFTGGTPRARLAAVRVRSPRCAAAAVSGLERFAVVRRTSDPQREFRDSMVEMIASRRIGRPEELETLLACYLSLNADEHHDCIVKVFRQVWFDLKLNPARVAAAPAARLIELPCRAAGRL, via the coding sequence ATGAGGTGGTGGGGAAGAAATAAACGGCAGCAGCCGCAGGATCAAGCGGAAGAAGACAGCAAGGTCGGCAAGAGCAAGCCGGGCTTCTCGCCGCTTGCGTGGCTCTCCAAGCTCACGGCTAAGAGCAATGTCGCCGCCTCCTCTAGGCCCAAGGCCAAGAGCGTCGCCGGTGGCTTCCCGTCTTGCTTCCACGACCGCGCGACCCCGAGCCCTGCATCGCAGAGTAGCACGACAGATGCCTCATCACACGCTGCCGCGGCCTCCGACATCGCCCCGCGTCGCCTGTCGGTCGGCAACGAAGACGCCGAGTCTGCGGCCGCGGCCACGGCCGCGCGGCAGCTGTACCGCCGACGCCACTACTCGGTCGGCGGCGATCGCGACCTCCCGCCGCTCAGACACCTCACCCTGTTCTCCCGATCCTCCTCCCCGACGGTGCGTGCGCCAGCGACCCCTCCAACCGCCGGGTCGACGCCAATGCCGTCGTCGCCACCGTCCGACACGGACGACGAGAAGCGGCCGCGGAgccgccagcgccgtcgccgAGGAAGCCGGCGGCGGTCCTTCACCGGAGGGACACCGCGCGCGAGGCTGGCTGCGGTGCGCGTCCGGTCGCCGCGCTGCGCCGCGGCGGCCGTGTCGGGGCTGGAGAGGTTCGCGGTGGTGCGGCGGACGAGTGACCCGCAGAGGGAGTTCCGCGactcgatggtggagatgatcgCGAGCAGGCGCATCGGGCGGCCGGAGGAGCTAGAGACGCTCCTGGCGTGCTACCTCTCGCTCAACGCCGACGAGCACCACGACTGCATCGTTAAGGTGTTCCGCCAGGTCTGGTTCGACCTCAAGCTCAACCCTGCCCGCGTCGCAgccgccccggccgcgcggctgaTCGAACTTCCTTGTCGCGCCGCCGGACGGCTTtag